Proteins co-encoded in one Scatophagus argus isolate fScaArg1 chromosome 11, fScaArg1.pri, whole genome shotgun sequence genomic window:
- the LOC124067437 gene encoding nuclear receptor subfamily 4 group A member 2, protein MPCVQAQYGSSPQGASPASQSYSYHTAGEYSCDFLTPEFVKFSMDLTNTEITATTSLPSFSTFMDNYNTSYDVKPPCLYQMPHSGEQSSIKVEDVQMHNYHQQSHLPHQSEEMLAHSGPMYFKPSSPHAPSTPNFQVQPNHMWEDPGSLHSFHQNYVAATSHMMDQRKNPVSRLSLFSFKQSPPGTPVSSCQMRFDGPLHVSMNHDNPGVHRGLDGQSFAVPSAIRKQAGLAFPHSLQLGHGHQLVDSQVPSPPSRGSPSNEGLCAVCGDNAACQHYGVRTCEGCKGFFKRTVQKNAKYVCLANKNCPVDKRRRNRCQFCRFQKCLVVGMVREVVRTDNLKGRRGRLPSKPKSPQEPSPPSPPVSLISALVRAHVDSNPSMSALDYSRFQANPDYQMAGDNTQHIQQFYDLLTGSMEIIRGWAEKIPGFSDLPKQDQDLLFESAFLELFVLRLSYRSNPVEGKLIFCNGVVLHRLQCVRGFGEWVDAIVEFSSNLQSMNIDISAFSCIAALAMVTERHGLKEPKRVEDLQNKIVNCLKDQVTFNGGGLNRPNYLSKLLGKLPELRTLCTQGLQRIFYLKLEDLVPPPAIIDKLFLDTLPF, encoded by the exons ATGCCCTGCGTTCAGGCTCAGTATGGATCATCACCTCAAGGAGCTAGTCCTGCGTCCCAGAGCTACAGCTACCACACCGCAGGAGAATACAGCTGCGATTTCCTAACACCTGAGTTTGTTAAGTTTAGCATGGACTTGACCAACACTGAGATCACAGCTACTACTTCTCTCCCAAGTTTCAGTACATTCATGGACAACTATAACACCAGTTACGACGTTAAACCGCCCTGTCTGTATCAGATGCCCCACTCTGGAGAGCAGTCCTCCATCAAGGTGGAGGACGTCCAGATGCACAACTACCATCAGCAGAGCCACCTGCCACACCAGTCGGAAGAAATGTTGGCTCACTCTGGGCCTATGTACTTCAAACCCTCCTCGCCCCATGCCCCGAGTACACCAAACTTCCAGGTTCAGCCTAATCACATGTGGGAGGACCCTGGCTCCCTCCACAGTTTCCACCAGAACTATGTCGCGGCCACGTCTCATATGATGGACCAGCGCAAGAATCCGGTGTCAAGGCTTTCGCTCTTCTCCTTCAAGCAGTCCCCGCCCGGTACTCCGGTTTCCAGCTGTCAGATGCGGTTCGATGGGCCGCTACACGTCTCCATGAACCACGACAACCCAGGAGTGCACCGCGGCCTGGACGGCCAGAGCTTTGCGGTGCCCAGCGCCATACGGAAACAGGCTGGTCTTGCATTTCCTCATTCCCTGCAGCTCGGCCACGGGCACCAGCTGGTGGACAGCCAAGTGCCATCGCCCCCGTCCCGAGGATCTCCGTCAAACGAGGGTCTGTGTGCAGTATGTGGGGACAACGCAGCCTGCCAGCATTATGGAGTGAGAACCTGCGAGGGCTGCAAAGGATTTTTCAAG cGCACCGTTcagaaaaatgcaaagtacGTGTGTTTAGCAAATAAAAACTGTCCTGTTGACAAACGCCGAAGAAATCGTTGCCAGTTCTGCCGTTTCCAGAAGTGCCTTGTGGTCGGAATGGTGAGAGAAG TTGTCCGAACGGATAATCTGAAAGGTCGGAGGGGACGCCTACCATCCAAACCCAAAAGTCCCCAGGAGCCCTCCCCACCCTCGCCGCCGGTGAGCCTCATAAGCGCACTTGTTAGGGCCCATGTGGATTCCAACCCCTCCATGTCTGCACTGGATTACTCCAGA TTCCAGGCTAACCCTGACTACCAAATGGCTGGAGACAACACTCAGCACATCCAGCAGTTCTATGATCTCCTGACGGGCTCCATGGAGATCATCCGGGGCTGGGCGGAGAAGATCCCTGGCTTTTCTGATCTACCGAAGCAAGATCAAGATCTCCTCTTTGAATCCGCCTTCCTTGAACTTTTTGTCCTGCGGCTGTCGTACAG GTCCAACCCAGTGGAAGGCAAACTTATTTTTTGTAACGGAGTGGTGTTACACAGGCTACAGTGCGTCCGTGGATTTGGCGAGTGGGTAGACGCTATCGTGGAGTTTTCTTCCAACTTGCAGAGCATGAACATAGACATCTCAGCTTTCTCCTGCATCGCAGCTCTGGCCATGGTAACAG AGCGACACGGGCTTAAGGAACCCAAGAGAGTCGAGGATCTGCAAAACAAGATCGTCAACTGCCTCAAAGATCAAGTGACATTCAATGGCGGTGGATTGAATCGTCCCAACTACTTGTCAAAACTCTTGGGAAAGCTCCCTGAACTGCGCACACTATGTACTCAAGGTCTGCAGCGTATCTTTTACCTAAAACTAGAAGATCTAGTCCCTCCACCAGCAATAATTGACAAACTTTTCCTCGACACCCTACCTTTCTGA